In the genome of Manis javanica isolate MJ-LG chromosome 17, MJ_LKY, whole genome shotgun sequence, one region contains:
- the GALNS gene encoding N-acetylgalactosamine-6-sulfatase isoform X2, which produces MSPPWLLTSAFPNKMGWGDLGIYGEPSRETPNLDQMAKEGMLFPNFYAANPLCSPSRAALLTGRLPIRSGFYTTNQHARNAYTPQEIVGGIPDTEHLLPELLKEAGYATKIVGKWHLGHRPQFHPLKHGFDEWFGSPNCHFGPYDNRDRPNIPVYRDWEMVGRFYEEFPINLKTGEANLTQIYLQEALDFIKRQRAAQRPFFLYWAIDATHAPIYASKPFLDTSRRGRYGDAIREIDDSVGKILSLLRDLRIAESTLVFFTSDNGAALISAPKQGGSNGPFLCGKQTTFEGGMREPAIAWWPGHIPAGQVSHQLGSLMDLFTTGLSLAGLKPPGDRVIDGLDLLPAMLQGRLMDRPIFYYRGNTLMAVTLGQYKAHFWTWTNSWEEFRQGVDFCPGQNISGVTTHTQEEHTELPLIFHLGRDPGERYPLSFASSEYLDALRRVTPVVQQHQEAMVPGQPQLNVCNRAVMNWAPPGCEKLGKCLTPPESAPEKCSWPH; this is translated from the exons ATGTCCCCACCCTGGCTACTTACATCTGCGTTTCCAAACAAG ATGGGGTGGGGTGACCTGGGGATATATGGAGAACCTTCCAGAGAGACCCCAAATTTGGACCAGATGGCTAAGGAAGGGATGCTTTTCCCTAACTTCTACGCAGCCAACCCCCTGTGCTCACCCT CGAGGGCGGCACTGCTCACCGGACGCCTGCCCATCCGCAGTGGCTTCTACACCACCAACCAGCACGCCAGAAACG CCTACACGCCACAGGAGATCGTGGGCGGCATCCCAGACACGGAGCACCTCCTGCCCGAGCTGCTGAAGGAGGCCGGCTACGCCACCAAGATCGTGGGCAAGTG GCATCTGGGCCACAGGCCTCAGTTCCACCCCTTGAAGCACGGATTTGACGAATGGTTCGGATCCCCCAACTGTCACTTTGGACCTTATGACAACAGGGACAGGCCCAACATTCCTGTGTACAGGGACTGGGAGATGGTCGGCAG attttatgaAGAATTTCCAATTAATCTGAAGACAGGAGAAGCCAACCTCACCCAGATCTACCTACAG GAGGCCCTGGACTTCATTAAGAGGCAGCGGGCAGCTCAGCGCCCTTTCTTTCTCTACTGGGCCATTGATGCCACACACGCACCCATCTATGCTTCTAAGCCCTTCTTGGACACCAGCCGGCGAGGGCG GTACGGGGACGCCATCCGGGAGATCGATGACAGCGTCGGGAAAATCCTGAGCCTTCTCCGGGACCTGAGGATCGCGGAGAGCACACTTGTCTTCTTCACTTCCGATAATGGCGCTGCCCTCATCTCTGCTCCCAAACAAG GTGGCAGCAATGGCCCCTTCCTGTGCGGGAAGCAGACCACATTTGAAGGTGGGATGAGGGAGCCTGCGATTGCGTGGTGGCCTGGGCACATCCCTGCAGGCCAG GTGAGCCACCAGCTGGGCAGCTTGATGGACCTCTTCACCACCGGCCTGTCCCTCGCAGGCCTGAAGCCACCTGGTGACAGGGTGATTGACGGCCTCGACCTCCTCCCAGCCATGCTGCAGGGCCGGCTGATGGACAG GCCCATATTCTATTACCGAGGCAACACGCTGATGGCGGTCACCCTCGGCCAGTACAAGGCCCACTTCTGGACCTGGACCAACTCCTGGGAGGAATTCAGACAG GGCGTCGATTTCTGCCCCGGGCAGAACATCTCGGGCGTCACCACCCACACGCAGGAAGAGCACACGGAGCTGCCCCTGATCTTCCACCTGGGACGAGACCCTGGGGAGAGGTACCCCCTCAG CTTTGCCAGCTCCGAGTACCTGGATGCCCTTCGCAGGGTCACCCCTGTTGTACAGCAGCACCAGGAGGCCATGGTCCCTGGACAGCCCCAGCTCAATGTGTGCAACCGGGCGGTCATG AACTGGGCGCCCCCTGGCTGCGAGAAGCTAGGGAAGTGCCTGACACCCCCCGAGTCTGCCCCTGAGAAGTGCTCCTGGCCACACTAG
- the GALNS gene encoding N-acetylgalactosamine-6-sulfatase isoform X3 produces MASAAAMTRWRLLLVLSAAAPGTTGAPQPPNILLLLMDDMGWGDLGIYGEPSRETPNLDQMAKEGMLFPNFYAANPLCSPSRAALLTGRLPIRSGFYTTNQHARNAYTPQEIVGGIPDTEHLLPELLKEAGYATKIVGKWHLGHRPQFHPLKHGFDEWFGSPNCHFGPYDNRDRPNIPVYRDWEMVGRFYEEFPINLKTGEANLTQIYLQEALDFIKRQRAAQRPFFLYWAIDATHAPIYASKPFLDTSRRGRYGDAIREIDDSVGKILSLLRDLRIAESTLVFFTSDNGAALISAPKQGGSNGPFLCGKQTTFEGGMREPAIAWWPGHIPAGQVSHQLGSLMDLFTTGLSLAGLKPPGDRVIDGLDLLPAMLQGRLMDRPIFYYRGNTLMAVTLGQYKAHFWTWTNSWEEFRQLCQLRVPGCPSQGHPCCTAAPGGHGPWTAPAQCVQPGGHELGAPWLREAREVPDTPRVCP; encoded by the exons ATGGCGTCGGCTGCCGCGATGACGAGGTGGCGGCTGCTGCTGGTGCTGAGCGCCGCGGCGCCGGGGACCACTGGCGCCCCGCAGCCGCCAAACATCCTGCTCCTGCTCATGGACGAC ATGGGGTGGGGTGACCTGGGGATATATGGAGAACCTTCCAGAGAGACCCCAAATTTGGACCAGATGGCTAAGGAAGGGATGCTTTTCCCTAACTTCTACGCAGCCAACCCCCTGTGCTCACCCT CGAGGGCGGCACTGCTCACCGGACGCCTGCCCATCCGCAGTGGCTTCTACACCACCAACCAGCACGCCAGAAACG CCTACACGCCACAGGAGATCGTGGGCGGCATCCCAGACACGGAGCACCTCCTGCCCGAGCTGCTGAAGGAGGCCGGCTACGCCACCAAGATCGTGGGCAAGTG GCATCTGGGCCACAGGCCTCAGTTCCACCCCTTGAAGCACGGATTTGACGAATGGTTCGGATCCCCCAACTGTCACTTTGGACCTTATGACAACAGGGACAGGCCCAACATTCCTGTGTACAGGGACTGGGAGATGGTCGGCAG attttatgaAGAATTTCCAATTAATCTGAAGACAGGAGAAGCCAACCTCACCCAGATCTACCTACAG GAGGCCCTGGACTTCATTAAGAGGCAGCGGGCAGCTCAGCGCCCTTTCTTTCTCTACTGGGCCATTGATGCCACACACGCACCCATCTATGCTTCTAAGCCCTTCTTGGACACCAGCCGGCGAGGGCG GTACGGGGACGCCATCCGGGAGATCGATGACAGCGTCGGGAAAATCCTGAGCCTTCTCCGGGACCTGAGGATCGCGGAGAGCACACTTGTCTTCTTCACTTCCGATAATGGCGCTGCCCTCATCTCTGCTCCCAAACAAG GTGGCAGCAATGGCCCCTTCCTGTGCGGGAAGCAGACCACATTTGAAGGTGGGATGAGGGAGCCTGCGATTGCGTGGTGGCCTGGGCACATCCCTGCAGGCCAG GTGAGCCACCAGCTGGGCAGCTTGATGGACCTCTTCACCACCGGCCTGTCCCTCGCAGGCCTGAAGCCACCTGGTGACAGGGTGATTGACGGCCTCGACCTCCTCCCAGCCATGCTGCAGGGCCGGCTGATGGACAG GCCCATATTCTATTACCGAGGCAACACGCTGATGGCGGTCACCCTCGGCCAGTACAAGGCCCACTTCTGGACCTGGACCAACTCCTGGGAGGAATTCAGACAG CTTTGCCAGCTCCGAGTACCTGGATGCCCTTCGCAGGGTCACCCCTGTTGTACAGCAGCACCAGGAGGCCATGGTCCCTGGACAGCCCCAGCTCAATGTGTGCAACCGGGCGGTCATG AACTGGGCGCCCCCTGGCTGCGAGAAGCTAGGGAAGTGCCTGACACCCCCCGAGTCTGCCCCTGA
- the TRAPPC2L gene encoding trafficking protein particle complex subunit 2-like protein isoform X1, which produces MAVCVAVIAKENYPLYIRSVPTENELKFHYMVHTSLDVVDEKISAMGKALVDQRELYLGLLYPTEDYKVYGYVTNSKVKFVMVVDSSNTALRDNEIRSMFRKLHSSYTDVMCNPFYNPGDRIQSRCGSQGAPYSWQVRGHRSDPSWWHLPSTVTLHLGSSWVPAGRSSHC; this is translated from the exons ATGGCGGTGTGCGTGGCGGTGATCGCCAAGGAG AATTACCCTCTCTACATCCGCAGCGTCCCCACAGAGAACGAGCTGAAGTTCCACTACATGGTGCACACGTCCCTGGATGTGGTGGACGAGAAGATCTCAGCCATGGGGAAGGCCCTGGTGGACCAGAGGGAGCTCTACCTGGGCCTGCTGTACCCCACAGAGGACTACAAGGT GTACGGCTATGTGACTAACTCCAAAGTGAAGTTTGTCATGGTGGTGGACTCGTCCAACACAGCGCTTCGTGACAATGAGATTCGCAGT ATGTTCCGGAAGCTGCACAGCTCCTACACAGATGTGATGTGCAACCCCTTCTACAACCCGGGGGACCGCATCCAGTCCAG ATGTGGTTCCCAAGGGGCTCCTTATAGCTGGCAGGTGAGAGGACACCGCAGTGACCCAAGCTGGTGGCACCTTCCCTCAACTGTGACGCTGCATCTCGGGTCATCCTGGGTCCCAGCAGGGAGAAGCAGCCACTGCTAA
- the TRAPPC2L gene encoding trafficking protein particle complex subunit 2-like protein isoform X2 yields the protein MAVCVAVIAKENYPLYIRSVPTENELKFHYMVHTSLDVVDEKISAMGKALVDQRELYLGLLYPTEDYKVYGYVTNSKVKFVMVVDSSNTALRDNEIRSMFRKLHSSYTDVMCNPFYNPGDRIQSRAFESMVTSMMIQVC from the exons ATGGCGGTGTGCGTGGCGGTGATCGCCAAGGAG AATTACCCTCTCTACATCCGCAGCGTCCCCACAGAGAACGAGCTGAAGTTCCACTACATGGTGCACACGTCCCTGGATGTGGTGGACGAGAAGATCTCAGCCATGGGGAAGGCCCTGGTGGACCAGAGGGAGCTCTACCTGGGCCTGCTGTACCCCACAGAGGACTACAAGGT GTACGGCTATGTGACTAACTCCAAAGTGAAGTTTGTCATGGTGGTGGACTCGTCCAACACAGCGCTTCGTGACAATGAGATTCGCAGT ATGTTCCGGAAGCTGCACAGCTCCTACACAGATGTGATGTGCAACCCCTTCTACAACCCGGGGGACCGCATCCAGTCCAG GGCCTTCGAGAGCatggtgacgtccatgatgatacAGGTCTGTTGA
- the GALNS gene encoding N-acetylgalactosamine-6-sulfatase isoform X5 — MVGRFYEEFPINLKTGEANLTQIYLQEALDFIKRQRAAQRPFFLYWAIDATHAPIYASKPFLDTSRRGRYGDAIREIDDSVGKILSLLRDLRIAESTLVFFTSDNGAALISAPKQGGSNGPFLCGKQTTFEGGMREPAIAWWPGHIPAGQVSHQLGSLMDLFTTGLSLAGLKPPGDRVIDGLDLLPAMLQGRLMDRPIFYYRGNTLMAVTLGQYKAHFWTWTNSWEEFRQGVDFCPGQNISGVTTHTQEEHTELPLIFHLGRDPGERYPLSFASSEYLDALRRVTPVVQQHQEAMVPGQPQLNVCNRAVMNWAPPGCEKLGKCLTPPESAPEKCSWPH, encoded by the exons ATGGTCGGCAG attttatgaAGAATTTCCAATTAATCTGAAGACAGGAGAAGCCAACCTCACCCAGATCTACCTACAG GAGGCCCTGGACTTCATTAAGAGGCAGCGGGCAGCTCAGCGCCCTTTCTTTCTCTACTGGGCCATTGATGCCACACACGCACCCATCTATGCTTCTAAGCCCTTCTTGGACACCAGCCGGCGAGGGCG GTACGGGGACGCCATCCGGGAGATCGATGACAGCGTCGGGAAAATCCTGAGCCTTCTCCGGGACCTGAGGATCGCGGAGAGCACACTTGTCTTCTTCACTTCCGATAATGGCGCTGCCCTCATCTCTGCTCCCAAACAAG GTGGCAGCAATGGCCCCTTCCTGTGCGGGAAGCAGACCACATTTGAAGGTGGGATGAGGGAGCCTGCGATTGCGTGGTGGCCTGGGCACATCCCTGCAGGCCAG GTGAGCCACCAGCTGGGCAGCTTGATGGACCTCTTCACCACCGGCCTGTCCCTCGCAGGCCTGAAGCCACCTGGTGACAGGGTGATTGACGGCCTCGACCTCCTCCCAGCCATGCTGCAGGGCCGGCTGATGGACAG GCCCATATTCTATTACCGAGGCAACACGCTGATGGCGGTCACCCTCGGCCAGTACAAGGCCCACTTCTGGACCTGGACCAACTCCTGGGAGGAATTCAGACAG GGCGTCGATTTCTGCCCCGGGCAGAACATCTCGGGCGTCACCACCCACACGCAGGAAGAGCACACGGAGCTGCCCCTGATCTTCCACCTGGGACGAGACCCTGGGGAGAGGTACCCCCTCAG CTTTGCCAGCTCCGAGTACCTGGATGCCCTTCGCAGGGTCACCCCTGTTGTACAGCAGCACCAGGAGGCCATGGTCCCTGGACAGCCCCAGCTCAATGTGTGCAACCGGGCGGTCATG AACTGGGCGCCCCCTGGCTGCGAGAAGCTAGGGAAGTGCCTGACACCCCCCGAGTCTGCCCCTGAGAAGTGCTCCTGGCCACACTAG
- the GALNS gene encoding N-acetylgalactosamine-6-sulfatase isoform X4, whose translation MASAAAMTRWRLLLVLSAAAPGTTGAPQPPNILLLLMDDMGWGDLGIYGEPSRETPNLDQMAKEGMLFPNFYAANPLCSPSRAALLTGRLPIRSGFYTTNQHARNAYTPQEIVGGIPDTEHLLPELLKEAGYATKIVGKWHLGHRPQFHPLKHGFDEWFGSPNCHFGPYDNRDRPNIPVYRDWEMVGRFYEEFPINLKTGEANLTQIYLQEALDFIKRQRAAQRPFFLYWAIDATHAPIYASKPFLDTSRRGRYGDAIREIDDSVGKILSLLRDLRIAESTLVFFTSDNGAALISAPKQGGSNGPFLCGKQTTFEGGMREPAIAWWPGHIPAGQVSHQLGSLMDLFTTGLSLAGLKPPGDRVIDGLDLLPAMLQGRLMDRPIFYYRGNTLMAVTLGQYKAHFWTWTNSWEEFRQGVDFCPGQNISGVTTHTQEEHTELPLIFHLGRDPGERYPLRTWRDMGHA comes from the exons ATGGCGTCGGCTGCCGCGATGACGAGGTGGCGGCTGCTGCTGGTGCTGAGCGCCGCGGCGCCGGGGACCACTGGCGCCCCGCAGCCGCCAAACATCCTGCTCCTGCTCATGGACGAC ATGGGGTGGGGTGACCTGGGGATATATGGAGAACCTTCCAGAGAGACCCCAAATTTGGACCAGATGGCTAAGGAAGGGATGCTTTTCCCTAACTTCTACGCAGCCAACCCCCTGTGCTCACCCT CGAGGGCGGCACTGCTCACCGGACGCCTGCCCATCCGCAGTGGCTTCTACACCACCAACCAGCACGCCAGAAACG CCTACACGCCACAGGAGATCGTGGGCGGCATCCCAGACACGGAGCACCTCCTGCCCGAGCTGCTGAAGGAGGCCGGCTACGCCACCAAGATCGTGGGCAAGTG GCATCTGGGCCACAGGCCTCAGTTCCACCCCTTGAAGCACGGATTTGACGAATGGTTCGGATCCCCCAACTGTCACTTTGGACCTTATGACAACAGGGACAGGCCCAACATTCCTGTGTACAGGGACTGGGAGATGGTCGGCAG attttatgaAGAATTTCCAATTAATCTGAAGACAGGAGAAGCCAACCTCACCCAGATCTACCTACAG GAGGCCCTGGACTTCATTAAGAGGCAGCGGGCAGCTCAGCGCCCTTTCTTTCTCTACTGGGCCATTGATGCCACACACGCACCCATCTATGCTTCTAAGCCCTTCTTGGACACCAGCCGGCGAGGGCG GTACGGGGACGCCATCCGGGAGATCGATGACAGCGTCGGGAAAATCCTGAGCCTTCTCCGGGACCTGAGGATCGCGGAGAGCACACTTGTCTTCTTCACTTCCGATAATGGCGCTGCCCTCATCTCTGCTCCCAAACAAG GTGGCAGCAATGGCCCCTTCCTGTGCGGGAAGCAGACCACATTTGAAGGTGGGATGAGGGAGCCTGCGATTGCGTGGTGGCCTGGGCACATCCCTGCAGGCCAG GTGAGCCACCAGCTGGGCAGCTTGATGGACCTCTTCACCACCGGCCTGTCCCTCGCAGGCCTGAAGCCACCTGGTGACAGGGTGATTGACGGCCTCGACCTCCTCCCAGCCATGCTGCAGGGCCGGCTGATGGACAG GCCCATATTCTATTACCGAGGCAACACGCTGATGGCGGTCACCCTCGGCCAGTACAAGGCCCACTTCTGGACCTGGACCAACTCCTGGGAGGAATTCAGACAG GGCGTCGATTTCTGCCCCGGGCAGAACATCTCGGGCGTCACCACCCACACGCAGGAAGAGCACACGGAGCTGCCCCTGATCTTCCACCTGGGACGAGACCCTGGGGAGAGGTACCCCCTCAG AACCTGGAGAGACATGGGACATGCCTGA
- the APRT gene encoding adenine phosphoribosyltransferase, translating into MADPDLQLVARRIRSFPDFPVPGVLFRDISPLLKDPDSFRAAISLLANHLKKTHGGKIDYIAGLDSRGFLFGPSLAQELGLGCVLIRKRGKLPGPTVCASYSLEYGKAELEIQRDALEPGQKVVVVDDLLATGGTMRAACELLGQLRAEVLECVSLVELTSLKGRERLGAVPFFSLLQYE; encoded by the exons ATGGCGGACCCTGACCTGCAGCTGGTGGCGCGGCGCATCCGCAGCTTCCCTGACTTCCCCGTCCCGGGCGTGCTGTTCAG GGACATCTCGCCCCTCCTGAAGGACCCTGATTCCTTCCGCGCCGCCATCAGCCTCCTGGCGAATCACCTGAAAAAGACCCACGGCGGCAAGATCGACTACATCGCGG GCCTAGACTCGAGAGGCTTCTTGTTCGGACCCTCCCTGGCCCAGGAGCTCGGCTTGGGCTGTGTGCTCATTCGAAAGCGAGGGAAGCTGCCTGGCCCCACCGTGTGTGCTTCATACTCCCTGGAATATGGGAAG GCCGAGCTGGAAATCCAGAGAGATGCCCTGGAACCAGGGCAGAAAGTTGTTGTCGTGGACGATCTGCTGGCTACTGGCG GAACCATGCGGGCAGCCTGTGAGCTGCTGGGCCAGCTGCGGGCTGAGGTGCTGGAGTGTGTGAGCCTGGTGGAGCTGACCTCCCTGAAGGGCAGGGAGCGGCTGGGGGCAGTGcccttcttctccctcctgcaGTACGAGTGA
- the GALNS gene encoding N-acetylgalactosamine-6-sulfatase isoform X1: MASAAAMTRWRLLLVLSAAAPGTTGAPQPPNILLLLMDDMGWGDLGIYGEPSRETPNLDQMAKEGMLFPNFYAANPLCSPSRAALLTGRLPIRSGFYTTNQHARNAYTPQEIVGGIPDTEHLLPELLKEAGYATKIVGKWHLGHRPQFHPLKHGFDEWFGSPNCHFGPYDNRDRPNIPVYRDWEMVGRFYEEFPINLKTGEANLTQIYLQEALDFIKRQRAAQRPFFLYWAIDATHAPIYASKPFLDTSRRGRYGDAIREIDDSVGKILSLLRDLRIAESTLVFFTSDNGAALISAPKQGGSNGPFLCGKQTTFEGGMREPAIAWWPGHIPAGQVSHQLGSLMDLFTTGLSLAGLKPPGDRVIDGLDLLPAMLQGRLMDRPIFYYRGNTLMAVTLGQYKAHFWTWTNSWEEFRQGVDFCPGQNISGVTTHTQEEHTELPLIFHLGRDPGERYPLSFASSEYLDALRRVTPVVQQHQEAMVPGQPQLNVCNRAVMNWAPPGCEKLGKCLTPPESAPEKCSWPH, from the exons ATGGCGTCGGCTGCCGCGATGACGAGGTGGCGGCTGCTGCTGGTGCTGAGCGCCGCGGCGCCGGGGACCACTGGCGCCCCGCAGCCGCCAAACATCCTGCTCCTGCTCATGGACGAC ATGGGGTGGGGTGACCTGGGGATATATGGAGAACCTTCCAGAGAGACCCCAAATTTGGACCAGATGGCTAAGGAAGGGATGCTTTTCCCTAACTTCTACGCAGCCAACCCCCTGTGCTCACCCT CGAGGGCGGCACTGCTCACCGGACGCCTGCCCATCCGCAGTGGCTTCTACACCACCAACCAGCACGCCAGAAACG CCTACACGCCACAGGAGATCGTGGGCGGCATCCCAGACACGGAGCACCTCCTGCCCGAGCTGCTGAAGGAGGCCGGCTACGCCACCAAGATCGTGGGCAAGTG GCATCTGGGCCACAGGCCTCAGTTCCACCCCTTGAAGCACGGATTTGACGAATGGTTCGGATCCCCCAACTGTCACTTTGGACCTTATGACAACAGGGACAGGCCCAACATTCCTGTGTACAGGGACTGGGAGATGGTCGGCAG attttatgaAGAATTTCCAATTAATCTGAAGACAGGAGAAGCCAACCTCACCCAGATCTACCTACAG GAGGCCCTGGACTTCATTAAGAGGCAGCGGGCAGCTCAGCGCCCTTTCTTTCTCTACTGGGCCATTGATGCCACACACGCACCCATCTATGCTTCTAAGCCCTTCTTGGACACCAGCCGGCGAGGGCG GTACGGGGACGCCATCCGGGAGATCGATGACAGCGTCGGGAAAATCCTGAGCCTTCTCCGGGACCTGAGGATCGCGGAGAGCACACTTGTCTTCTTCACTTCCGATAATGGCGCTGCCCTCATCTCTGCTCCCAAACAAG GTGGCAGCAATGGCCCCTTCCTGTGCGGGAAGCAGACCACATTTGAAGGTGGGATGAGGGAGCCTGCGATTGCGTGGTGGCCTGGGCACATCCCTGCAGGCCAG GTGAGCCACCAGCTGGGCAGCTTGATGGACCTCTTCACCACCGGCCTGTCCCTCGCAGGCCTGAAGCCACCTGGTGACAGGGTGATTGACGGCCTCGACCTCCTCCCAGCCATGCTGCAGGGCCGGCTGATGGACAG GCCCATATTCTATTACCGAGGCAACACGCTGATGGCGGTCACCCTCGGCCAGTACAAGGCCCACTTCTGGACCTGGACCAACTCCTGGGAGGAATTCAGACAG GGCGTCGATTTCTGCCCCGGGCAGAACATCTCGGGCGTCACCACCCACACGCAGGAAGAGCACACGGAGCTGCCCCTGATCTTCCACCTGGGACGAGACCCTGGGGAGAGGTACCCCCTCAG CTTTGCCAGCTCCGAGTACCTGGATGCCCTTCGCAGGGTCACCCCTGTTGTACAGCAGCACCAGGAGGCCATGGTCCCTGGACAGCCCCAGCTCAATGTGTGCAACCGGGCGGTCATG AACTGGGCGCCCCCTGGCTGCGAGAAGCTAGGGAAGTGCCTGACACCCCCCGAGTCTGCCCCTGAGAAGTGCTCCTGGCCACACTAG